The genomic stretch gaaatcatttCTCTTTAGCAAACACTACTGGCACCAGAAAGTAAGGGGCGCACCGTGCATGATGGcttgaccagatcgaaagagacttgcgagtgatgagacgtctggggaactggtgaaacacagcccaaaccgagtaaaatggcaacaacttattgatacagcacgagttactgcAGCTCTAgtctgactggtaagatgagtaagagagctaggtttgagaatcgatcctgacTAGTTCTTAgcctcaatttgtgttgattttgatgttctgataagtagtatggaatgtatttatattgaatacgaacattctctgggaaatttagaaaatctataacgagcgtcttagcagagtgattgagaaatcaaagattctctggaaaattctagggggggggggggctaaaCATTTTCTAGGAGGGGGGCTGgagcccccctagccccccgtagttgcgcccatgagtaATACCTCTTAATAACTCACTGTACATAAGTTTTGAAAAGtatttttaaaaagtaaatttacaGTTAGCGATTAGTATATTTCACTAATCTTTGTGATGAACGTTAATCAACTAGCGGTGCTTAATTTTTCGGTAAGTGGATTAACGATTAACGGGgctaaatttttgattaatggTACCTGCCCAACTTTCATAAAAAAGTTACGTCGCTAATCGATAAACGTAAACTGCTAAACGTAGATTATTAAAATATTGGCTGATCGATAACTGCTTACTTTATTCTAATAAAACTTATTCAAACTTATGTATCGTTATAGTTGTTATAAGGTATTATGAACAGTAACTGCAGGTTAGAATGTATTTATATATACTATACTACTTATATTTTTCTGTGTAGAATGTTACAAGAAAGAAGTCAGCGCTCAACATGATCGACGTGGAATAAAATGATTACCTATAAATGTCGCCATGTGAATCGATTgcttattttgtttttacacaACGTTTATTTGACGCgtcacaatacaaattaatgttttacggagccaatctaatgccttatggtctaaaatatcttacctataagctaaaggcaaatttttgaACCTCGCtgtcgactacgagctgaaactaaatctaacactaaaacaaacactTATCaaagattcgtttcgctgttgaatgggcaccttgatgctttTCAAATagttataaacatgtagcatgtatgacaagtttcgctgagcgaggatatcacgtGGATATCGGGCCCTGAgcgtatccaaaagtagagatctggcgcaacggaattcagcacacacccaaaccacgtctTCCAATCCAATCCACAAATGCAATGATTACTGTTTGCgagcccaatacgcaggagatgtgcgtctaacccgtagtggttggacataatccgagacatcacgcgaatgaaatctcgccctacatccaacccccgaaaccaaggtttggtggaaattGCATATAGATAGGGACAGATTGCTTATTTTTGACAGTTTCAATTATAACGCTGATACATCATTCTAGTTATGCTTTTCTGGACATAAGAAAAGTATACAAACTTACTTATACAAACTACTTGCTTAAACGAATATGAACCATGTGAGAAATCGGAGAAATTCGattgaacttgctgttcaaagGTTAGAATCTTTCTGGCAAAGAACGGTTACCACGTCGAAAGAATTCTTAGTCTTTAGATTTTCGTAATTTTTGAAGTATTGCTCTGACAAGTCATGTCCCAGGATCAAGACAATGCCAATTAGATAACTTCCAATTTCAGTGTTTCTAAATAAGGTTTCACGACTTTTGCAACATGAGGCGTTGCATTGTCCTGGAAAAAATCCAACCATATGCAAAGCATAACCGTTTTTCCCTAGCTCAACGCTGATCGACGTTCCTTTGCTTCAACACATGTGGAACTCCGAGCGATTCAGGCAGCTCTAGAAGCAGCTCTAGAGACGGCGTTTTTGAGCTGTCCAAAACGTCATTTCTACTTCCAAATCACGCAAACTCCTGTATTCACATTTGCTTAGTCAGAAGACAAAATGTTTGATGATGTGAAAAAGGTTCGCAATTAGAGCGTTCTACCCGGGACGTCCTTGAatggaattcccgggaaatttcaatttcctgGAATTCCCGATTCCCgagatttttattcaaataccGGGAtcccgaaaaatatttcctgAAATGAAAACTATTGGCAAATCAAGTTAAAACTTTAGACCCTTCCGAGATCGTGTACACTTCCACTCAATTTTGAGCAAGATTGCATAACCATTTACAAACCCGGCCCTGAACAGTATAAATCATTTCTTTCACTCTTCGTCTATGGATATGCTCCTTAGACCGCTAATggaatgtatgaaaaaaatatgatcTAGACTCTATCTGATTTCGAGTAGTGGAGTCAGAGCAGTCAGAGTTTCACGTGTTTGACACAGAAATGCACAGAAAGTAGTTAATAAAATTGTCGAAATCGAAAACTTTTCCGATAAGACGAAACTGCTTTTTCATGAATTCGAATCATTGAATAATGTTTCCAATCTTTTCTTCTATATgacaaaaaaatccaaattaaataaatcgcCGCTTTTTgacttttctttacattttttcttatttcacgGAATTCCTGGGAAATTGAATTGTAATTTCCCGAATCCCGGCAGGCTGAAATCCATCGGGAAATGGATGCACTATTCGCAACGTCAGTAGAAACACGGAAAATGTTTACTGAGTAAGAAATGCCGTAGAAAGCTAGAAATCCATAAGGTTACAGGGTCCGCTTTGTCAAACggatgggttcgaatcttagcagaatcaggccattcgatgacgTTTCACGAGCGTTTACACAATTCAATGCATTAAATGTTACCGACTCTTGCATTtctgaaaattcaaagtggtggttcgatgtcggccatttgtggattcAATACCGTTTGTCCTTAACAAAAGGTCAAACTCCGAAACGGGCTAAATGGCACCTGGCCTTTGCTAATAATAATGAACAATAATCCAGAGCGTAAAAACTTCGGATAACCTAATATTGCTTCGGATAACCTAATAACCTAAtaaaattttatagattttgttATTATTGGAATATTCCACACTCTCCCGTAAAAAGTAAGCATCAAGCACATCATATTAGCATCAAAGCATAAATATTGCACTCATACACCTAGCAATGCAACATCATCCGATGTAATGCAATGCAACATGATGCCATCTGAGCTGAATTGTATGCTCCAAAATTTGGTAATGCTTCGTTTTGTTTCGGCCGTGTCAGGTCGACGCATGGCATGGAAATAAATACGAAATAGGTTCGGCAACCGCGAGTGGAAAGTAAATAGATAGTAGGCGTGCAGCCATGGAATATGAAACGTTATCAAAACGATGCTCTAAGTTGTCCAGTAGCTACCAGCCTAACATTGTGTAATCTGTGTTCTTGAAAATGTGATCAGACTCTTATAGCCGTAGAAAGCATAAGTTAAGTAGGAAACATTGTGCAGATTACAGTATTACGAAATTGAAAGAGCATAGGACCAATCAAATTTCTGCAGCATAGACGACGCCATTCGCATTGTGCAAAGATATCGCAATAAACCGTAAGTTCGTAAGAGTTCTAATATCAATTTAAGTTTAACGATTACATTTGAATCACacataatttattttaaaagtaCTATTTTCTGTTGCTATAAGTGCTTCGGAAATCGATATCCTCGTCTCATACCAAAACATCAAAATCTCGCAGCATAAACATATTATGTTATGACACAGTGTTTTGGTTTGGAAACCTTACAACAGCGAACAGCAttcgttttacaaaatttcgACATGCACACATACGCATCAGAGTGCGAAGTATTTGCAGACAATGGGCTGTGACGGCAAATAATAAACTATATATTCCTATCACATTGATTATACTACGATTGAAATATGATTATTTGTTTCGAGTCAAGTTAAATATGTTATGTTTTTCCGCTATAGAAATACTTTCTTGTAACAGAGCATTTTGAGAATTTTTGAAATTCTAGTTTAAGTTTTCTGTATTTGTTTGTATTTGTTTCTGAAAAGGTAACAAAAACGGACTCAAATCAGATTAGGTCAAGTattaaaaatagtaggagggtggtatccaagacacgaccgcatagttgacgtaggactacaatagttttatatttccctttgaagctctgtttgattcgagctcgttttacttttggcacggttcgatttggacacacatgtgccaaaaacgaacgattatgtctaatcacatttcttagttttcttgattatgtcaaccaatttaagctccaCATCCTCCAAAaaagggtattttggttctttatattgccgaagcggatgacttgaatcggtaaaacggttcctggaatatggcgagaacatgtgccggtaatataatgatcatggtctaagcagtactaagcctctaattactcaggtagtaatatcaagtatctaggtcgtcagcctcaattcatcaagcgacacctcaaacgacttggaactaaaactagttcatcaatggaaatatctatgaagtaggtcatgaaaagagaaccgttcatatttggcatggttcaatcttggcaacagaaaaattaTGCCGTGccgtgtttggcaaaatcgaacggggtctgtattttgattatttatttaaatagagtgcattttagaaaaaaaatgttctctttaacattgatgaatacctttcattctaatacagtcaattttcttcaatacgtgaaaaggcaagcttctataaaatctaaattctaaattaagtactatttagtagaaattaaacaatatttatttgtcttgtgaaagatggctcactctccgatcaccaagcggcaaagatgtcacataataaaattttcccgcAGTCACAAGTTCGTGGAAgaaataacgataaagaattacagttttaaaacaaaaatgtatgttcacagaaaatttaaactaTTTATTTATGGGCATGAGAAGAACAGAGTGtggagttcaaaaataaacaacgcattttatctttACAAtaaacctaatttatataccctgctatctgcctctaccgacacgtacaaaATTTTTTGTCCCCGGTGGCGgaacgtattttgcggcacccgaataatcatgtTGAaatctgatatttgctactacaggtcggactcgattatccggaaactcgattatccggaattcgaatatccggaattttagactcgattatccggaattttatttttttggtatccgttttcaatttgtattccgaaattttgcccttaccatcccttctggcatatttgttaccatttaagtcactttcggcatgtttgggacctGTTAGAATTAAGTGATAATATCCAATGtccgatttattttttttttgcttctgaagattttaccccttttcgcctaaGAAactaacttctggttacgccactgcatcatacaagtaaaataaaaaaaaaagatatttattttatgttctctaatcgcaaaatttcagtatattATTGTGTGATTAGATTATCcagaaaactcgattatccggaataaaaaatgtttcgatgttccggataatcgagtccgacctgtatacgaaataagaagaagaagaagacaattcaaacggcaattcgattgtgttccagatcgcaaaacgatacctacgcgttaacccaacacgccccactgtgcgtcgacagcggctatgtagtcttcacttggcttggctgcacacaaatgaatagcgagttctactgcactgatagacgacgagtgaccagcactctattcatacattgctcggtgcagtactgttgtctgtgccagcatgtttcccttcaagacatcagttttaataacattctaacagcagaacgtaaaactgtctgatagtggaggtggttacgaactttccgaaaaagcttcaccttcaagacatcaaaatggtctaggctcatggaagcgaacattatagttgacctattgggacggggagattctgtaatttttttttttggatactgctatacaggatatcacatcaggtagttggtgtctactcatgaagtctgtgccaggcgtgctcgtaTGTGATTGGTACAATGTTCgtaaaaattcgaccttgaaacttttatgaaattttcactgttttacaaaatgataatgataactgaggaatcacaaaattgtccatcattttatcaatccaatgaCATGTTGATTATTgaaatccatcatgtggttacatcagtattaccgtttgaaatctttcattccaacgttacaccttggttttagtttccgcagaatgtgtgtcgatatagtgcggttagacgtagtcctacgtcgaaaattgtaaaattatgatttatttatcagccgtaatcctacgtcaaacatgcaCACGTGCGTTGAACACCACCCTCTAATTTGTGTTAAAAAACCGAAAGATGTTCCGTACGCAAATGGTATTTcaagttttttataaaaaaaagtacactaaggtcgctttttacgcgtttttttgttacgcgggttttttacgcggattccggaatttacgcggtttttttttacgcggattccggaattcacgcagtTTTTTCCaccgattccggaatttacgcggattccggaatttacgcgatattttttttgcccggatttcggtttcccttcactcggaatgcaaaattaacgatgttttttttacgcggattccggaatttacgcggttttttacgcggattccggaatttacgcggtttttttttacgcggattccggaatttacgtggttttttacgcggattccggaatttacgcggttttttttacgcggattccggaatttacgtggttttttccaccgattccggaatttacgcggattccggaatttacgcgatattttttttgcccggatttcggtttcccttcactcggaatgcaaaattaacgatgtttttttacgcggattccggaatttacgcggttttttacgcggattccggaatttacgcggttttttttacgcggattccggaatttacgtggttttttttccgcggcacgtatcccccgcgtaaaaagcgactttagtgtattttatcATTTGATCATAAATTGTTAGTTGTGTTCTAGTGACACCGAAGAAAAAACTCAACGTTTGCTGGGCAGAatatttttattcgaaaaaatatatCATGGTGTTTGTTTACGATACGCTACTCTTTCATCCAGTGTAATATGATTGCAAGTTTTCTGGAGAACagtgaaagtaaaaatcttGAGCATATCTATTTTTGGATACCAACCACTTCAAGCACGATGAAGATTTTCCATCAAACATTCATACGATGGATTCTACACGCATACAGTACGCTTCAAGTCCACCTTTCCTGACTTTTGTTTCTTACAATTCGCGAACCATGCGGCCCTGTAAACGTGTTCACGTTTACATCCATTGATTCAGTTTGGAATAAACACGCGTTCAATACAATCAGTGACGCGTAGACGAATATGCGAATCAGTATCGCGCCACCATAACAATGGTTTCCAATGTGTTCGAAAATGGTCAAAAGTGTTGTGGTATACATTGCCATTTCAAATCTCTAGCTTTTCTGTAAAACCTCAAGAAACAACATTGACACCAGAGAAACCATAGTAATTATACACTATTTTAACCAGTTATCGCAATTCAATTGAACTCCAGCGTAGGAATGAAAATTTCACACAATTGTCGACCGACAATGTAGTAGTACGTATGGCGTCATCAGCAGCACCCTAAAACGAGAGCGAAACAGCACTCGCTCGCAGGTCAAAATACATGCCCACGGAAAGAGGATCTATTGGCCAGTCATTGAAAGGCTGCCCCACTAGTCGGACGACATCGGACTCGCGGTCTGTAGGAACTACACAAGTGTCTCAGCTGGCCATTGGGCTACTCGGTTGGTGTGTAAGCCAAACTGCGCTGTCATCATCGCTTACCTCACTCTTCCGCTTGCACACACAGTGACGGAGGTGGACAACATATCGACCGAAAGGCTCTAGTCAGTGGCTGCTCCTCGTAAGTGCCTATCAATGAAACCACACGACGTCAGTTTTATTCTCTCTCTCCAGGTGGTGTTCGCTAATTTGACCAAGTAGTAATAATGGTTGTTGgttgtagtagatgtggtatcgGTTTGTCGCAATGTTAACCAGTTGCAATCGCGCTATGAGGAAGAAAAACTTACTTCAAATTAAATCGTTATTGTCGAGGTCAATAAACACGTAAATGCAGAAAAAATTGAACCTTTTTTGTAGCGAGCTATGACGGTTGTTACATAATTCCACTTCCGATGTGGTTGTGAACCGGTATTCCGTCCAATAGTAAAATTCTCATGAATTGAAGTTGTTTACATTTCAAACTTGTTATTATCCAAACCTTACACGCCTTCGTTTATTGACAATTTCTGCAATTAAACGCGTCATTTTCACTATCTCTAGGCTCGCTTATTGGAGTACAGTTGCTAGGCAACAATCAGTGTAATTCGCAACAGCTGATAGGGGAAGTTTAAGCCGGGTCGTATTCAAGGTTCAAATTCCAAGCCTTTTGACACAGACGCTACAATGTACAATCAAAGCTAATCcattattttaagttttagcaTATTTTGCTGAATCGAAAAGTTGCTCACAAGTAGCAAACCATGTGCCCTTCATGGCGTCAATGCGAGACATGGACAAATCAATTCCAATGTATCATGGTAACCAGTTTGTTTTATATAATGTCGTACGATTTGTGATTGTGACTTTGGTAAAGTCAAATGCTCAGATTATACTGCACTCGTGCCCGGACGAGTGTTATGGAATCATCCGGCTTAAAGTGATATTTGTTATCAATTACGTGCCGGATcgcaattaaaataaaaaggaagAAGTTAAGACAAAACATTATCTCTGCAAACTTTTGATTTTGCCAACAACTGCCAGGCCGAATTATGCGTTTATTTATATGTCAACTAAAAACCAGTGCCTTTACTTAGTGCAAAATACGAAACCTGCACATGGAAGACCTCTTTTTAACAGTTTTTATCATTTGatttatctcccagatggtctcgaggtacgatgctgggccaacaagccagtcgtcgtaggttcgagtgtcgtctcgggagagactgttagtgtcagttggatcgtagcgctagccccgcaattgtcctgtacactaaatagtctgctgcgaagtctgtgtatgaataaacagaaagttaagttccgaatcggaatgttgcaccaaggctttgctttgctttatcatTTGATTAGAAAGATTAAGAACCAACTGGATTATAAAACGCAAAAGAAGCTTGAAAACCCAGCATTGTCCTAAAATCAGAATTCCTCAGCCCTTTCGAAGTCATTTTCATTTTGAGTTGTCACGCCAAAGCACATTAAGATCTTTATATCTACATAATTTTGGAAGACACAAATAGGTTTGTCAATTCAAGATTGATGAAAGTGAAAGCAGCATTTATATAgttaaatgaaatgaaatgaataaGAAAGCTAACAATATATGTTTTATGCTCTGATAGAAGCAAAATCAATAAACATTAACGAATACTCGTAAGTAATAATAATACTGGCAGCAGACGTTTTCGGTACGGCTTCTTCAGCGATGTCCTCGCCCATTATGTACTAATTTTCCTTTTTGTTAAATGATTAGCCAAACGTTAAAAATAGTAACTATTTTTAGAAGTTGTTCAAATCAATTAAAAAGCCTATACGAATATGTTAATCTTGTGTTTacattttgagatatttaaccGGAATTTCGCATCATCAACCATTGTAATCTGTATCAACTAGGTAGCTTCGCGGGAAAAAATATTCGTCTGTTACTTTCCGTAGCTCGCCATCGTCTATCATGGTCATACGCGACCTTGCTTTCTACGAACAGATAACCGTGGGATCTGGTATCCTCAACATCGTGGATTACAAAATACCGGCCTAATAACTTTTCCTAAAAATGCTGGTTGTCAACGAAATATGACCCGGGATATTAGATCTGGCAGCTTTTCTGTatgtaatgttttttttccCAAGCCAAGCATATTTGTcaattcgcttatttttcgcctCGCTAATTACATACACTGTCTACTTCAATTATCTTGAATGTTCACCGGTTAAAAACTCGGTGTAAGAATGGAATTAACATTCGATTAATATTTTTATGTGGCTTTTGACGTAAGACTGCGTTTTTCTTGTCGATCTTGGGGTACATTTTGTGAACACGGATGCTAAACGGATCCTGCAATAAACAATGTATCGTTAGTAAGCAAAACAGTACAAACTGTGCATAATTATCACTATTAAAGCTTCAATCATCGTTTACATCGTTCAAACAGAACAAGTGAATAATCACAGTCGCACGCAAACGACTAAAAGATAGTGATTTCGGATTCATCCCTATTGTatttgattttcacatttccacATTCCAAATTTTAAACTCTGTATCAATCTTTACAGTTCCACGTTTACCCTGGTTAATTAGACTATGGATCGATTTCCCACCACCAGGCAAGACTTCCGTAATCCATTCGGTCAAAGACCATGGATGGATCAAAATGGTGCAGCTGCCGCGGCCGGAGGAGGTACCGGCTTGAAAGGGATAGTAGCCGGAGGCATTACCGGAGGCATTGAAATATGTATTACGTTTCCGACAGAGTACGTCAAAACGCAGCTTCAGTTAGATGAAAAAGGTAACCAAACTTAAAATTTATATTAAGCTTAATGAGATTGAACGTATATATTTTTCTTCTATTACAGGTGCAACAAAACAGTACAATGGCATTGTAGACTGCGtgaaaaaaacagtaaaaaataacGGTTTCTTTGGCCTGTACAGAGGTCTGAGCGTGCTACTCTATGGATCCATTCCTAAATCGGCGGTTAGGTATGAGATCCGACCATTCCTTTCCAGTTGTAGCTAACGTTTTTCTAAACGCAGGTTTGGCGCCTTTGAAACTTTCAAAGGGTATCTAATAGAGCCCAGTGGTCAGCTAAGTACCTCAGGGAAACTGCTTGCCGGTCTCGGTGCTGGTGTTGCTGAAGCGATCCTCGCCGTTACACCCATGGAAACCGTGAAGGTGAAATTCATCAACGACCAACGAAGTCCAAATCCCAAATTTAAAGGCTTCTTCCATGGTGTTGGTATGATTGTCCGACAAGAGGGTATGTCTGGTGTTTACAAAGGCCTGACTGCAACTATCATGAAGCAAGGTTCCAATCAAGCCATAcgtttctatgtgatggaatcGCTAAAGGAACTA from Wyeomyia smithii strain HCP4-BCI-WySm-NY-G18 chromosome 3, ASM2978416v1, whole genome shotgun sequence encodes the following:
- the LOC129730434 gene encoding putative tricarboxylate transport protein, mitochondrial, which translates into the protein MDRFPTTRQDFRNPFGQRPWMDQNGAAAAAGGGTGLKGIVAGGITGGIEICITFPTEYVKTQLQLDEKGATKQYNGIVDCVKKTVKNNGFFGLYRGLSVLLYGSIPKSAVRFGAFETFKGYLIEPSGQLSTSGKLLAGLGAGVAEAILAVTPMETVKVKFINDQRSPNPKFKGFFHGVGMIVRQEGMSGVYKGLTATIMKQGSNQAIRFYVMESLKELYKGDDPSKPVPKMMVGAFGAVAGAASVFGNTPIDVVKTRMQGLEAAKYKNTMDCALKIWKNEGPFAFYKGTVPRLSRVCLDVAITFMIYDSFMELFNKFWH